One Mailhella massiliensis DNA segment encodes these proteins:
- the carB gene encoding carbamoyl-phosphate synthase large subunit: MPKRTDLKRIMVIGSGPIVIGQACEFDYSGTQAVKALKEEGYEVILVNSNPATIMTDPGLADRTYIEPIEPETVAAIVRKERPDAILPTLGGQTGLNTALALEKMGVLAECGVELIGANAKVIEKAESRELFRAAMENIGIKVPRSEIARSMEDVRRIASEMPFPLIIRPAFTLGGSGGGVAYNQEDLEEIAAGGLDASITSEVLVEQSVLGWKEIEMEVMRDRKDNCVIVCSIENLDPMGVHTGDSITVAPVQTLTDVEYQKIRDASIAIMREIGVETGGSNVQFGLNPENGELVVIEMNPRVSRSSALASKATGFPIAKIAAKLAIGYTLDEIPNDITRETMASFEPAIDYCVVKIPRFTFEKFAGAKDELTTSMKSVGETMAIGRTFKEALQKGLRSLEIGAPGLGSNFRGALPAMDDIMARLRTPNSKRIFALRHALLAGMSVEEIHAVTAIDPWFLRQIRDIVNMEGELRDFALGNSMTPDNPELTRLLRRAKEFGFSDRQLAEMWKRPESDVAALRKATGTEPVYYLVDTCAAEFEAYTPYFYSTYETGRELDVHDRKKVIILGGGPNRIGQGIEFDYCCCHASFALRDEGVEAIMVNSNPETVSTDYDTSDRLYFEPLTFEDVMHIVETEKPDGVIVQFGGQTPLNLAVPLQRAGVPILGTSPDAIDRAEDRERFQALIQKLHLLQPQNGTCISLDVAKREAARIGYPIIVRPSYVLGGRAMMVCYGPDDLDDYFRTVVGTDTPEHPILIDQFLENAIEVDVDALADGKDVYVAGIMEHIEAAGIHSGDSACSLPPYSLPDNIVEEISRQTIALAKELRVVGLMNIQFAVKDERIFILEVNPRASRTAPFVSKATGVPLPRLATQIMLGKTLAELDPWSMRKTGYVCVKEAVFPFKRFPGVDILLGPEMRSTGEVMGVACTFDEAFLKSQLGSGQTLPSYGKVFISVNDRDKEFVVPIAKSYADLGFELLATRGTAKLLKDSGLDVQPVLKVHEGRPNIVDMIKNGEVAMVINTASGKRTTHDSRAIRQTTLHYGVSFTTTISGARAIARAIQHQQNKALRVECIQDYYAGAIKGERA; encoded by the coding sequence ATGCCTAAGCGTACAGACCTTAAGCGCATTATGGTCATAGGTTCGGGCCCGATCGTCATCGGCCAGGCCTGTGAATTCGACTATTCCGGTACCCAGGCCGTGAAGGCCCTCAAGGAAGAAGGGTACGAAGTCATCCTTGTCAATTCCAACCCGGCTACCATCATGACCGACCCCGGTCTTGCCGACCGGACCTATATCGAACCCATCGAACCTGAAACCGTGGCCGCCATCGTCCGCAAGGAACGGCCCGACGCCATTCTGCCCACGCTGGGCGGCCAGACCGGCCTGAATACCGCTCTTGCTCTGGAAAAGATGGGCGTGCTCGCGGAATGCGGCGTGGAGCTCATCGGCGCCAACGCCAAGGTCATCGAAAAAGCGGAAAGCCGCGAACTGTTCCGCGCCGCCATGGAAAACATCGGCATCAAGGTGCCCCGCAGCGAAATCGCCCGCAGCATGGAAGACGTGCGCCGCATCGCTTCGGAAATGCCCTTCCCGCTCATCATCCGCCCGGCCTTCACGCTGGGCGGCTCCGGCGGCGGCGTGGCCTACAACCAGGAAGACCTGGAAGAAATCGCCGCGGGCGGTCTCGACGCCTCCATTACCAGCGAAGTGCTGGTGGAACAGTCGGTGCTCGGCTGGAAGGAAATCGAAATGGAAGTCATGCGCGACCGCAAGGACAACTGCGTGATCGTGTGCTCCATTGAAAACCTCGATCCCATGGGCGTGCATACCGGCGACTCCATCACCGTGGCCCCCGTGCAGACGCTCACCGACGTGGAGTATCAGAAAATCCGCGACGCCTCCATCGCCATCATGCGCGAAATCGGCGTGGAGACCGGCGGTTCCAACGTGCAGTTCGGTCTGAACCCCGAAAACGGCGAGCTGGTCGTCATTGAGATGAACCCCCGCGTGTCCCGCTCCTCCGCGCTGGCGTCCAAGGCTACCGGCTTCCCCATCGCCAAGATCGCGGCCAAGCTGGCCATCGGCTATACGCTGGACGAGATTCCCAACGACATCACCCGCGAGACCATGGCCAGCTTCGAACCGGCCATCGACTACTGCGTGGTGAAGATTCCCCGCTTCACCTTTGAAAAGTTCGCCGGAGCCAAGGACGAGCTCACCACTTCCATGAAGAGCGTGGGCGAAACCATGGCCATCGGCCGTACCTTCAAGGAAGCGCTGCAGAAGGGCCTGCGCTCTCTGGAAATCGGCGCTCCCGGCCTCGGCAGCAACTTCCGCGGCGCCCTGCCCGCCATGGACGACATCATGGCCAGGCTGCGTACGCCCAACTCCAAGCGCATCTTCGCCCTGCGCCACGCCCTTCTCGCGGGCATGAGCGTGGAGGAAATCCACGCCGTCACCGCCATCGACCCGTGGTTCCTGCGCCAGATCCGCGACATCGTGAACATGGAAGGCGAACTTCGGGACTTTGCGCTCGGCAACTCCATGACGCCGGACAACCCCGAGCTCACCCGCCTTCTGCGCCGCGCCAAGGAGTTCGGCTTCTCCGACAGGCAGCTTGCGGAAATGTGGAAGCGCCCCGAAAGCGACGTGGCCGCCCTGCGCAAGGCCACGGGCACGGAACCGGTGTACTACCTCGTGGATACCTGCGCCGCAGAATTCGAAGCCTACACCCCCTATTTCTATTCCACCTATGAGACCGGCCGAGAACTCGACGTGCACGACCGCAAGAAGGTCATCATTCTCGGCGGCGGCCCCAACCGCATAGGCCAGGGCATCGAGTTCGACTACTGCTGCTGCCACGCCTCCTTCGCCCTGCGCGACGAAGGAGTGGAAGCCATCATGGTCAACTCCAACCCCGAAACCGTGTCCACCGACTACGATACTTCCGACCGCCTGTACTTCGAGCCTCTCACCTTTGAGGACGTGATGCACATCGTGGAAACGGAAAAGCCCGACGGCGTCATCGTGCAGTTCGGCGGTCAGACCCCGCTGAACCTCGCCGTGCCGCTGCAGCGCGCTGGCGTGCCCATTCTCGGCACCAGCCCCGACGCCATCGACCGCGCCGAAGACCGCGAACGCTTCCAGGCCCTCATTCAGAAGCTGCACCTTCTGCAGCCGCAGAACGGCACCTGCATCTCGCTGGACGTGGCCAAGCGCGAAGCCGCCCGCATAGGCTACCCCATCATCGTGCGTCCGAGCTACGTTCTCGGCGGCCGCGCCATGATGGTGTGCTACGGCCCCGACGACCTCGACGACTACTTCCGCACCGTGGTGGGTACGGATACCCCCGAACACCCCATCCTCATCGACCAGTTCCTGGAAAACGCCATTGAAGTGGACGTGGACGCCCTGGCCGACGGCAAGGACGTGTATGTGGCGGGCATCATGGAACACATCGAAGCCGCGGGCATCCATTCCGGCGACTCGGCCTGCTCCCTGCCCCCCTACTCCCTGCCGGACAACATCGTCGAGGAAATCAGCCGCCAGACCATCGCTCTTGCCAAGGAGCTGCGCGTGGTCGGCCTCATGAACATCCAGTTCGCCGTGAAGGACGAAAGAATCTTCATCCTCGAGGTGAACCCCCGCGCCTCCCGTACCGCGCCCTTCGTGTCCAAGGCCACGGGCGTGCCGCTGCCCCGCCTCGCCACGCAGATCATGCTGGGCAAGACGCTTGCGGAACTCGACCCCTGGTCCATGCGCAAGACCGGCTATGTGTGCGTGAAGGAAGCCGTGTTCCCCTTCAAGCGCTTCCCCGGCGTGGATATTCTGCTCGGACCTGAAATGCGCTCCACCGGCGAAGTCATGGGCGTGGCCTGCACCTTCGACGAAGCCTTCCTGAAGAGCCAGCTCGGCTCCGGTCAGACCCTGCCCTCCTACGGCAAGGTGTTCATTTCCGTGAACGACCGCGACAAGGAATTCGTGGTGCCCATCGCCAAATCCTACGCGGACCTCGGCTTCGAGCTGCTCGCCACGCGCGGCACGGCAAAGCTCCTCAAGGACTCCGGGCTGGACGTGCAGCCCGTGCTCAAGGTGCATGAAGGCCGCCCGAACATCGTGGACATGATCAAGAACGGCGAAGTGGCCATGGTCATCAACACCGCTTCCGGCAAGCGCACCACCCACGACTCCCGGGCCATCCGTCAGACCACGCTGCATTACGGCGTGTCCTTTACCACCACGATTTCCGGCGCACGCGCCATTGCCCGCGCCATCCAGCATCAGCAGAACAAGGCCCTCCGCGTGGAGTGCATCCAGGACTACTATGCCGGAGCGATCAAAGGAGAACGCGCATGA
- the carA gene encoding glutamine-hydrolyzing carbamoyl-phosphate synthase small subunit — MKALLALEDGFTLEGESFTGPIELTGGEVIFNTAMAGYQELLTDPSYAGQMVCLTYPLIGNYGINPDDMESEKVHMSALIVKECCKEPSNWRATESLPDFLMRQGVPGIEGIDTRALTLHLRKNGAMRGCISTSILDPEELVKKANELPSMEGQNLVTRVAPSAPYRWDEAAGRPAPVTLNADGSYNWPGGKALNIVVYDFGIKWNILRLLSAQDMELLVVPPSFTCEQVKAANPDGVFLSNGPGDPATLKPEIAEIARMAEIFPIGAICLGHQLLGHALGGTTTKLKFGHHGVNHPVKNLLTGRIEISSQNHGFCVIPPEGVEKVYVNLNDGTLEGFRHPEKPIMTVQHHPEAAAGPTDSRTFFTDFKAMVLKAKAGK, encoded by the coding sequence ATGAAAGCTCTGCTCGCCCTCGAAGACGGCTTCACCCTTGAAGGCGAATCCTTCACCGGTCCCATCGAACTGACCGGCGGCGAAGTCATTTTCAATACGGCCATGGCCGGATACCAGGAACTGCTCACCGATCCCTCCTATGCGGGACAGATGGTGTGCCTCACCTATCCGCTCATCGGCAACTACGGCATCAACCCCGACGACATGGAATCGGAAAAGGTGCACATGTCGGCCCTCATCGTCAAGGAATGCTGCAAGGAGCCTTCCAACTGGCGCGCCACGGAAAGCCTGCCCGACTTCCTCATGCGTCAGGGCGTTCCGGGCATCGAAGGCATCGATACCCGCGCGCTCACGCTGCACCTGCGCAAGAACGGCGCCATGCGCGGCTGCATTTCCACCAGCATTCTCGACCCCGAGGAACTGGTGAAGAAGGCGAACGAACTGCCTTCCATGGAAGGCCAGAACCTCGTCACCCGCGTGGCACCCTCCGCCCCCTACCGCTGGGATGAAGCTGCGGGACGCCCCGCGCCCGTGACGCTGAACGCCGACGGCTCCTACAACTGGCCCGGCGGCAAGGCGCTCAACATCGTGGTGTACGACTTCGGCATCAAGTGGAACATCCTGCGCCTTCTTTCCGCTCAGGACATGGAACTTCTGGTGGTTCCGCCCTCCTTCACCTGCGAACAGGTGAAGGCCGCAAACCCCGACGGCGTTTTCCTTTCCAACGGCCCCGGCGACCCCGCCACCCTGAAGCCCGAAATTGCGGAAATCGCCAGGATGGCGGAAATCTTCCCCATCGGCGCCATCTGCCTCGGGCATCAGCTGCTCGGTCACGCTCTCGGCGGCACCACCACCAAACTGAAGTTCGGCCATCACGGCGTGAACCATCCGGTCAAGAACCTCCTGACCGGCCGCATCGAAATCTCTTCCCAGAACCACGGCTTCTGCGTGATTCCGCCCGAAGGCGTGGAAAAGGTGTATGTGAACCTCAACGACGGCACGCTGGAAGGCTTCCGCCATCCTGAAAAGCCCATCATGACGGTGCAGCATCACCCCGAAGCGGCCGCCGGTCCCACCGACAGCCGTACCTTCTTCACCGACTTCAAGGCCATGGTGCTGAAGGCCAAGGCCGGGAAGTAG
- a CDS encoding hemolysin family protein, protein MDGESHSTVWSKLSSFFSGKNSEDHLEQAIREAREDGELKAEEGSMLLSILSLDELQVQDIMTPRTDIDCLPSGTTILEAAGAIVETGHSRLPVYKETRDNIIGIVHAKDMLSSLMQVELQNSPVDSIMSQPFFVPETKIASELLQEFRSRKNHLAIVVDEYGGTSGLATIEDLLEVIVGDIEDEHDAPKEEDIRPLEGGRYELSGRAYLEELEELGIHLESDEVDTIGGYLSLDAGHVPQKDEEFRIGGWLFTIADADAKQIHTVIATREQEE, encoded by the coding sequence TTGGACGGCGAATCCCACAGTACCGTGTGGTCGAAACTCAGTTCTTTCTTTTCCGGCAAAAACTCGGAAGATCATCTGGAACAGGCTATCCGCGAAGCCCGCGAAGACGGCGAGCTGAAGGCGGAAGAAGGTTCCATGCTGCTTTCCATCCTTTCTCTGGACGAGCTGCAGGTGCAGGACATCATGACGCCCCGCACGGACATCGACTGTCTGCCTTCCGGCACGACCATCCTTGAGGCCGCGGGCGCCATTGTGGAAACGGGCCATTCCCGTCTGCCCGTCTACAAGGAAACGCGCGACAACATCATCGGCATCGTGCACGCCAAGGACATGCTGAGTTCCCTCATGCAGGTGGAGCTGCAGAACTCCCCCGTGGACAGCATCATGAGCCAGCCCTTCTTCGTGCCCGAAACCAAGATCGCCAGCGAGCTCCTGCAGGAATTCCGCAGCCGCAAGAATCACCTGGCCATCGTGGTGGACGAATACGGCGGCACCTCCGGCCTCGCCACCATCGAAGACCTGCTGGAAGTCATCGTGGGCGACATCGAAGACGAACACGACGCCCCCAAGGAAGAAGACATCCGGCCTCTGGAGGGCGGCAGATACGAGCTTTCCGGCCGCGCCTATCTGGAAGAACTGGAAGAACTCGGCATACACCTGGAATCCGACGAAGTGGACACCATCGGCGGCTACCTCAGTCTGGACGCGGGACATGTTCCGCAGAAGGATGAGGAGTTCCGCATAGGAGGCTGGCTGTTCACCATAGCCGATGCCGACGCCAAGCAGATACACACCGTGATCGCCACGCGGGAACAGGAAGAATAA
- a CDS encoding M24 family metallopeptidase, translating into MNSETFALRRENLRRLMHEEGLDALLVSQSANRYYLSGFELHDCQCNESSGCLIIMKDGKDWLCTDSRYEEAAAKLWDRERVSIYRTSSSEELNGLFKKLCGASGVIGVEEEHLSRAYARRLEPGLTLKGADGLVEKLREIKDEEEIRLIDASVKLNHRMLEWLPSLLVPGQDEASAAWGIEKFYREHGASELSFPSIVAMNANAALPHYAPDTPAVFTENCMVLVDEGCRLNGYCSDQTRTFWIGDRPEPRFTEMLERVQEAQRRAIAALRPGITGREVHKIAVDYFASCGMERYFTHSLGHGVGLETHEGPRLSISNTRPLQPGMIVTIEPGLYFPGWGGARWEYMAVITEDGCRVF; encoded by the coding sequence ATGAACAGCGAAACCTTTGCCCTGAGAAGGGAAAACCTGCGCCGCCTCATGCATGAGGAAGGACTGGACGCACTTCTGGTCAGTCAGAGCGCCAACCGCTATTACCTTTCCGGCTTTGAGCTGCACGACTGCCAGTGCAACGAAAGTTCCGGCTGCCTCATCATCATGAAGGACGGCAAAGACTGGCTGTGCACCGATTCCCGCTATGAGGAAGCCGCCGCCAAGCTGTGGGACAGGGAACGGGTGTCCATCTACCGCACCTCTTCTTCCGAAGAACTCAACGGACTGTTCAAAAAGCTCTGCGGCGCCTCCGGCGTCATCGGCGTGGAGGAGGAACACCTTTCCCGCGCCTATGCGCGGCGGCTTGAACCCGGCCTCACGCTCAAGGGAGCGGACGGGCTGGTGGAAAAACTCCGCGAAATCAAGGACGAGGAGGAAATCCGCCTCATCGACGCCTCGGTCAAACTCAATCACCGTATGCTGGAATGGCTTCCCTCTCTGCTTGTTCCCGGCCAGGACGAAGCTTCCGCAGCCTGGGGCATAGAAAAATTCTACCGCGAGCACGGCGCTTCGGAACTCAGCTTTCCTTCCATCGTGGCCATGAACGCCAACGCCGCCCTGCCCCACTACGCCCCGGACACACCCGCCGTGTTCACGGAAAACTGCATGGTGCTGGTGGACGAGGGCTGCCGCCTGAACGGCTACTGCTCCGACCAGACGCGCACCTTCTGGATAGGCGACAGGCCCGAACCGCGCTTTACGGAAATGCTTGAGCGCGTGCAGGAGGCGCAGCGCCGCGCCATAGCCGCCCTCAGGCCCGGCATCACGGGCAGGGAAGTGCACAAGATTGCCGTGGACTACTTCGCCTCCTGCGGCATGGAACGGTACTTCACCCATTCGCTGGGACACGGCGTAGGGCTGGAAACCCATGAAGGCCCGCGCCTCAGCATATCCAACACCCGCCCCCTGCAGCCCGGCATGATCGTGACCATAGAACCGGGCCTGTACTTCCCCGGCTGGGGCGGCGCACGCTGGGAATACATGGCCGTCATCACCGAAGACGGCTGCCGCGTGTTCTGA